A genome region from Glycine max cultivar Williams 82 chromosome 5, Glycine_max_v4.0, whole genome shotgun sequence includes the following:
- the LOC100788312 gene encoding uncharacterized protein isoform X2, translating into MNNIPNSSYESKCCWRLGGMEKEQLEYVLVPLGLLVYLTYHIWLVYTIVHNPLRTVIGLNAESRHQWVLSIMSDPLKNGVLAVQTIRNNIMASTLLSTTAITLSSLIGIFASSMWSSDDTAFIPSGRTSIKHISVTICFLVAFLCNVQSIRYYCHVSFLITAPTLRDKREYMEYIAVTLNRGSHAWSIGLRAFYLSFPFFLWIYGPIPMFACCCLTSLVLFFLDTTAKITRNLHSNSFRKERGTHDVESAVEPDYHPLPANNLSQNSGVNHV; encoded by the exons ATGAATAACA TTCCAAATTCCTCGTACGAAAGCAAGTGTTGTTGGAGACTTGGAGGCATGGAGAAGGAGCAGCTTGAATATGTGTTGGTGCCATTGGGTCTGTTGGTGTATCTGACATACCATATCTGGCTTGTCTACACCATTGTACACAACCCTCTTCGAACTGTTATTGGCCTTAATGCTGAGTCTCGTCATCAGTGGGTTCTTTCCATTATGAGT GATCCGTTAAAGAATGGGGTTTTGGCAGTTCAAACTATTCGCAACAATATCATGGCATCTACTCTTCTATCTACAACAGCCATCACACTCAGTTCACTTATTGGTATTTTCGCTAGCAGCATGTGGAGTTCTGATGACACGGCTTTCATACCTTCTGGCCGTACTTCAATCAAACATATTTCTGTCACCATTTGCTTCCTTGTTGCATTTTTGTGCAATGTACAGTCTATTAGATACTATTGCCATGTCAGTTTCCTAATCACTGCTCCAACACTCAGAGACAAAAGGGAGTATATGGAATATATTGCCGTGACTTTGAATCGTGGGAGTCATGCTTGGTCTATTGGACTTCGAGCATTTTACTTGTCATTTCCATTCTTCCTCTGGATTTATGGGCCCATACCTATGTTTGCATGTTGCTGCTTGACATCACTTGTTTTGTTCTTCTTGGATACGACGGCTAAAATCACGCGGAATCTTCATAGTAACTCATTCAGGAAGGAGAGGGGAACTCATGATGTAGAGTCTGCTGTGGAACCTGATTATCATCCTTTACCTGCTAACAATTTGTCTCAAAACTCAGGTGTCAATcatgtataa
- the LOC100807201 gene encoding uncharacterized protein: protein MQEQELDYVVVPLGLLVLGIYHVWLLYTIIRYPSCTVIGLNAHSRYQWVLSIMADPLKNGVLGVQTIHNNIMASTLATTAITLSSLIGIFDSNDSDTKLVYGNKTSLNSSIKRFSMSLCFLVAFVCNVQSIRYHAHVSFLITTPALKGKMDFIEYVAKTLNRGSYSWSLGLQAFYLSFPLVLWIYGPIPMFACCCLTSFILYFLDITTQITQDLHTKSFNHSIRGKLRTWEQHSSIILTVLQLA, encoded by the exons ATGCAAGAACAGGAATTGGACTACGTAGTGGTGCCACTGGGTTTGTTGGTGTTGGGAATATATCACGTTTGGCTTCTCTACACTATAATACGCTACCCATCTTGCACTGTCATTGGCTTGAATGCTCATTCTCGTTACCAATGGGTTCTTTCCATCATGGCT GATCCCTTGAAAAATGGGGTTTTGGGCGTTCAAACAATCCACAACAATATCATGGCATCCACTCTTGCTACAACAGCAATCACTCTTAGTTCACTTATTGGCATTTTTGACAGCAATGACTCAGATACCAAATTAGTTTATGGCAACAAAACTTCTCTTAATTCTTCAATCAAACGTTTCTCCATGTCATTATGCTTCCTTGTTGCATTTGTATGTAACGTGCAGTCTATTAGATACCATGCACATGTGAGCTTCTTGATCACCACACCTGCATTGAAAGGCAAAATGGATTTCATAGAATATGTTGCAAAAACCTTAAACCGGGGGAGTTATTCTTGGTCTCTTGGATTGCAGGCCTTCTACTTGTCTTTTCCTCTTGTCCTTTGGATTTATGGGCCCATACCCATGTTTGCTTGTTGCTGCTTGACATCATTTATTTTGTACTTTTTGGACATAACCACTCAAATCACACAGGATCTTCACACTAAGTcattcaatcattcaataaGAGGGAAACTGAGGACATGGGAGCAGCATAGTTCCATCATTCTAACTGTTCTTCAACTTGCATAA
- the LOC100788312 gene encoding uncharacterized protein isoform X3 codes for MEKEQLEYVLVPLGLLVYLTYHIWLVYTIVHNPLRTVIGLNAESRHQWVLSIMSYWQHVASCNSLNPPIKDPLKNGVLAVQTIRNNIMASTLLSTTAITLSSLIGIFASSMWSSDDTAFIPSGRTSIKHISVTICFLVAFLCNVQSIRYYCHVSFLITAPTLRDKREYMEYIAVTLNRGSHAWSIGLRAFYLSFPFFLWIYGPIPMFACCCLTSLVLFFLDTTAKITRNLHSNSFRKERGTHDVESAVEPDYHPLPANNLSQNSGVNHV; via the exons ATGGAGAAGGAGCAGCTTGAATATGTGTTGGTGCCATTGGGTCTGTTGGTGTATCTGACATACCATATCTGGCTTGTCTACACCATTGTACACAACCCTCTTCGAACTGTTATTGGCCTTAATGCTGAGTCTCGTCATCAGTGGGTTCTTTCCATTATGAGT TATTGGCAGCATGTGGCAAGTTGTAATTCATTGAATCCTCCCATCAAG GATCCGTTAAAGAATGGGGTTTTGGCAGTTCAAACTATTCGCAACAATATCATGGCATCTACTCTTCTATCTACAACAGCCATCACACTCAGTTCACTTATTGGTATTTTCGCTAGCAGCATGTGGAGTTCTGATGACACGGCTTTCATACCTTCTGGCCGTACTTCAATCAAACATATTTCTGTCACCATTTGCTTCCTTGTTGCATTTTTGTGCAATGTACAGTCTATTAGATACTATTGCCATGTCAGTTTCCTAATCACTGCTCCAACACTCAGAGACAAAAGGGAGTATATGGAATATATTGCCGTGACTTTGAATCGTGGGAGTCATGCTTGGTCTATTGGACTTCGAGCATTTTACTTGTCATTTCCATTCTTCCTCTGGATTTATGGGCCCATACCTATGTTTGCATGTTGCTGCTTGACATCACTTGTTTTGTTCTTCTTGGATACGACGGCTAAAATCACGCGGAATCTTCATAGTAACTCATTCAGGAAGGAGAGGGGAACTCATGATGTAGAGTCTGCTGTGGAACCTGATTATCATCCTTTACCTGCTAACAATTTGTCTCAAAACTCAGGTGTCAATcatgtataa
- the LOC100788312 gene encoding uncharacterized protein isoform X1 — protein MNNIPNSSYESKCCWRLGGMEKEQLEYVLVPLGLLVYLTYHIWLVYTIVHNPLRTVIGLNAESRHQWVLSIMSYWQHVASCNSLNPPIKDPLKNGVLAVQTIRNNIMASTLLSTTAITLSSLIGIFASSMWSSDDTAFIPSGRTSIKHISVTICFLVAFLCNVQSIRYYCHVSFLITAPTLRDKREYMEYIAVTLNRGSHAWSIGLRAFYLSFPFFLWIYGPIPMFACCCLTSLVLFFLDTTAKITRNLHSNSFRKERGTHDVESAVEPDYHPLPANNLSQNSGVNHV, from the exons ATGAATAACA TTCCAAATTCCTCGTACGAAAGCAAGTGTTGTTGGAGACTTGGAGGCATGGAGAAGGAGCAGCTTGAATATGTGTTGGTGCCATTGGGTCTGTTGGTGTATCTGACATACCATATCTGGCTTGTCTACACCATTGTACACAACCCTCTTCGAACTGTTATTGGCCTTAATGCTGAGTCTCGTCATCAGTGGGTTCTTTCCATTATGAGT TATTGGCAGCATGTGGCAAGTTGTAATTCATTGAATCCTCCCATCAAG GATCCGTTAAAGAATGGGGTTTTGGCAGTTCAAACTATTCGCAACAATATCATGGCATCTACTCTTCTATCTACAACAGCCATCACACTCAGTTCACTTATTGGTATTTTCGCTAGCAGCATGTGGAGTTCTGATGACACGGCTTTCATACCTTCTGGCCGTACTTCAATCAAACATATTTCTGTCACCATTTGCTTCCTTGTTGCATTTTTGTGCAATGTACAGTCTATTAGATACTATTGCCATGTCAGTTTCCTAATCACTGCTCCAACACTCAGAGACAAAAGGGAGTATATGGAATATATTGCCGTGACTTTGAATCGTGGGAGTCATGCTTGGTCTATTGGACTTCGAGCATTTTACTTGTCATTTCCATTCTTCCTCTGGATTTATGGGCCCATACCTATGTTTGCATGTTGCTGCTTGACATCACTTGTTTTGTTCTTCTTGGATACGACGGCTAAAATCACGCGGAATCTTCATAGTAACTCATTCAGGAAGGAGAGGGGAACTCATGATGTAGAGTCTGCTGTGGAACCTGATTATCATCCTTTACCTGCTAACAATTTGTCTCAAAACTCAGGTGTCAATcatgtataa